The sequence below is a genomic window from Nakaseomyces glabratus chromosome F, complete sequence.
ATCTAcgttatatttataaaattaTTAAGTAATTAATCAATCACTAAAGCTAACAGTTATTTTCTTATCCATGAGCACGCTCTCCGATGTCACCTAACATGGGTAACGATGCTTATCCGTAGTCCATGGTTACTTAATGCATGCTCTAAGAGTAAATGACAGGGATGTATATGCACCTGCAACGTTTGTAACCAAGTGCACTTGCACTATTGCTAACTCCAGTTTTTGTACTTCAAGAGCACCATTGTTTCCATTGTGTAAAAGAAATGTTGCTGCTGAAAAAatgctgaaaaaaaaaagaaagagctGAAAACGTGGAAATATCGAGATGAGCTAACCAGAAATGACAATTTCTTCCGATGAATAAGCTCTCTTAGAAGTCTTCCACATATTATGAGGTTTAATAGCTGATATATATAGTTATAAATTCTCTTTTGTACAGCAAATAATCACggatattttttcaaatacaaCAGGACTTGAGCACGAGGCATATAGTACTAGAGAGGgttatatcttttttgTGAAATACTTGATAGAAGATAAGAACTTGACTTACCATCtgataaagaaatatattactAGACTTTGattgttatttttattgaCACACCCTTTTGAGAAAGTTTCTTGcgttatatttattttacaGAAAGGCGCTGAGATATTATTAGCTATGCCATACGCAGGGACTTCAGACTCGTCTAGAGCTGCTTTCAAGGCGTTTCAAGAGAAGCATATCACCAAGGATACCATATTTAATAAGAAGTTTGATCTTGCGTCGATACCGTCATCTGCATCTGCGTCCGATACATCTTTGAGTTTCAAGAATATAAGCCGAGGTAACTCCTATGTGGATCTTCAAAGGCCTAGTCCTTTTTATAGGCATGAGAATGGATCTTCGGAATCAGTTAAAAGTAGCTCAGAAAAATTTGACTACAAAGAGCTTATATCACTTCCTAATGAGTCTACACATGCATACTCATGTAATCCTTTGTCTCCGATTTCGCTGTACGTTAGACTATCTATCCTAAAGAGAGCTTTAGATATCATGGCTAATGACCCCGATATGCTAGAAGAGAGTAAAGCGGTAGAGCCTTTAAAGAGAATGAAGGCATCTAATACAGCAGATGTTACCCATGTAGCACACTTGCAGGAAATGATTAAtgagaaaaataatgaagagGACATGGTAACTTTGCCAAAGAGAGGGAGTGTTACCAAATGGAACTCTCATGCAGCTACTTTAGAGGCATTTGTATCGAATAGCATGGATAAAAGTGCTCAACCTAATAGCAAATATGGGGATCTCACAAATGAAGATTCACAAATCCCAGAAAGGCCAGTGCAAATGCAAAGAGCGGTATCATTGGCAGTTTTACCGCAGAGTATATCTAATCATAGCAATAATTCACCGTTCAAAAAGGATTTTAATTTTCGTGGGACCCAATCTGGCACTAAATTCAGACATAATAAAGACATATTGGAAGGTTTACGAAAACTTTTGGATGATacattagaaaaaaaatcaatgagCAACGCATCAAAGTTGCATAAATTATCACTCTTAAATATTGACAAGTTGGACCTGACTTCGGTACCAACAGATGGCAATGATGATACAATCAATGATGTGGAAGAAAAAGGGAACAAGTTAAAACGGGCTTTACTAGACAGTTTAGCCGAACCCTTCATTGAATTTGGTCGTGAAAACGATAATATGCAGGACGAtcaatataaaaaattaaatgaacAAGATCTGAATATCAACATGTCTGAAGTGGTACGGCAATATCGCTATAATAAAGTGTTGCATCCTTTTACTTCAGGAAAGAACTCTGCACCACAAGCAATTTTTACCTGTTCTGATCAACATCCCTGGAACTTTAAAGCTGCAAACGATTTGGCGTGTTTGACTTTTGGTATTAACAAAAATGTCCTGAAAGCTTTAACTCTCCTTGATCTTATTCACACAGATTGTAGAAATTTTGCTCTGAATAAACTCATTAGTATTCAAGATGATCAAGATATTGTTTTTAGTGGGGAAATTATAGCCATAGTACAACCTAATTCAGAAAATAAGGCTGGATTGATATGGGCAACCATTTGGGcaagaagaataaaagGTTCCTTGGTTTGTGTTTTTGAGAAGATTCCATGTGATTACGCAGATATTATGTTAAATTTAGATGACTTTTCCGTTGAAAACATTAACGATTCTACCGGTTTGCTTTCCAACCTTGACCAAAATacagaaaatgatattacAGTAACCGAAAGTGAtgaattagaaaaaaagaagactGTGAAATTTGCAAACGAAGTACATGATATCAAAAAAGTGAGTAAGTCCTTATCGAAACTAATTAAAGACGTATGTACAGGAAATTATGATATGGATGAGGATGATAAGTTAGTACCACTGTCAATTCGGGTATCGAATGAGATtaatagaagaagatactTTACATTAAATCATTCAAATTATAACATATCATGTGCTGTATCCTCGTCTGTGTTGGAAAATGAGCTAAAACTGAAGATTCATAGTGCCGCTTATCAAGTTGGTTTGTTCATTattgaaagagaaacttTGAAGCTTGTTTCTTGTAACAAATCAATCTGCAAGAATATGTTTGGTTATCATACTTCTGAAATTATCAACTCTGATATTACTACCTTGATTCCTGATCTCGCCAAAATTCTTGCCTTTATTCAATATCAGTATCCGATTTTAGACTTCAGTGCTGAAGAGAACAGAGGATTGGTTCTTACTGAGCATTTTTTCAGAAAGATTGTTTCTGAAATGCATTCTGATCCTGGAAGCTTTTACTCTTCTGTTGGGTTGGATGGGCTTCATAAAGACGGAAATAACATTAAGGTTGATTTTCAAATTAGAGTATTGGATGAAAATATCTTTCTATTATGGATTTCTCAAACAAGAGACCTgttatttgaaaattatgATTCGAATCCTTCTCAGCTAAGCATGTTGAAAGAGAGTGAACTTTCACTAGTTAGCAGTAGAAGTAGTTCGTCGTCCTCAAAGAGGCCAACTGAATGTTTAGCGTTATCTGCGCTAAAGAGAATTGATAGCTTGGCTATTGCTGATCAAGGTATAGAAGATGAAACTTGTGAGCATAATGAAAACAGATGTAATTCTATCGAAAAACAGTCCGTGGCTATTTCTAATAGTAATAAAGAAGCACATCCACCAAAAAATAGTGAACTAAAAAATACTGTcgatattattgataatgATCTGATTTCTGATCCTACAATCAGAGCAAATATCGAATTGGCTAGAAGATATACAAATAACAAATCAGATTTTGTCAAGGAAGATAATTTTAaacttgatgaagaaatgataaagaaaattgtAAACACGGAGATTCCAGAGGTGGCTAATGCTGACTCTAACTTAGCGCCGGAAGAACTCTTGAAGGTGTTGAACATAAAAGAACCAATTGTGATTGGGGCCcaaaaaaggaagaaaaagtACTCCGATTTTGTTGTCCTACAAAAGATGGGAGAAGGGGCATATGGAAAAGTTAACTTATGTATtcacaaagaaaagaaatatattgttGTGATTAAGATGATTTTCAAGGAAAGAATTTTGGTGGACACCTGGGTTAGAGATAGAAAACTAGGTACCATTCCATcagaaattcaaatattagCGACAATTAATAAGAGACCTCACGAGAACATTCTTGGTTTGTTGGActtctttgaagatgacgatTACTACTACTTAGAAACTCCTCCTCACGGTCAAACTGGTAGTGTAGATTTATTTGACATCATTGAGTTCAAGTCAAACATGACTGAATTTGAAGCAAAATTGATCTTTAAGCAAATTGTTAGCGGTATCAAGCATTTGCACGACCAAGGGATTGTTCATAGAGATATAAAGGATGAAAATGTTATTGTTGACTCCAAGGGTTTTGTAAAGTTGATTGATTTTGGTTCTGCTGCCTACGTGAAAAGTGGTCCCTTCGATGTTTTCGTTGGTACTATTGACTATGCTGCTCCGGAGGTTCTTGGTGGTAATCCATATGAGGGCAAATCGCAAGACATATGGGCCATCGGTATCTTATTGTATACTTTGATCTACAAGGAAAATCCATTTTACAATATAGATGAGATATTAGAAGGAGAACTTAGATTCAATGATAGCGCGGATGTTAGTCAGGAATGTAAAGCATTGATTACAAAGATATTAAATCGCTGTGTTCGTAAAAGGCCAACAATTGACGAGATTTGCCAAGATGTATGGcttcaaatttaaaaaaaaaatgtctGGTACATTATTCTGTGTGCTGTTGAATTTGTAACTACGTTCCTTAGTAGTGGTGGAGCAATGTGTTTGTATCAAGGATAGAAAACAGATACTCTACATTGGgttataaatttttttgatttcattttcgAGGTTTGGATATATTTAATTGAAGttttcattcaattttttttttttttgctgtaTTGACCTTGTTTAACAACTTTAAATTTGCATTTAGTTGAATTGCTTTTGTTATTgaattttagtttttttattcacaTAATTTTTTACATAATACCGTTTATATTGCATGATTTTAATACTAATGACTAACTAATTTGTTATGAGAAGTAACGCAACAACAGTTGTTACCACAAATACTAATTTGAAGTAGTAGCATATCCTCGAGGTTTTTTATCAGGTTCTTCCTTACCAACTGCTCGTCGGTTTAAAGTTGGGTTTTCCGAACATCGGGGTTACTGGCCTTTAAAAAATAAGGTTAAATACAGCTTTAAATGTCATACAATGTGTATATGCAATGACTCAATTTGATATCGGTAAGGATATAATCAGTTAGTTACCAGAATTACAGATGCAGTTAAAGGAAGATACGGTGAACATGTCTAACGTTTTGCCAGAATCTACCATGACCACAGTTCAGAATCTGCtggatgatgatgattttaGTGATGAGCCTGCTATGAGTCCCTATcaaaatgatgataatacCAGCGATGAGTACTACAATTGTTTAGATTTATTTATCAAGGGAGAGCCTAAGCAGTGTTTGGAAGCTATGCTGAGCTGTGGCTTGCTAAATGAATCCCAGATTTTTCAGAACATGGACAGCGTGGAGTTATTCATTAATGCATGCTCTAGGGTATCAGACTTGGCAACTCTAGGTATATCTTTGCAAAACAAGATCATACAGCTGTTTATTTATAGTGAGATTCTAGAATTTGTACGACGCAATTCCCCAGCTGCATCTGCCTTGGCGTTAATTACAAAACTCCATGGTAATATAATTAGAGCTATCGGGCTAATGAGAGGAAGTAGAGATGAACGTTATCAAATAATAGCTGATGAGAAAGATGCATTGATCCATGATATTGGATTTCATGTCAAGAAACGGACAAACGAGAGTAGGAGGCAATATAATGTGGAAATGTTGATGCTTGCAGAATTATATCTATTTGATGTCCAGATACAGCTAGAGGGCAAGAAAAAATCACCAAAATTATATGAGGATCTTTGTGACAAAGTATTGCAATTAAAGAGTGTCTTTGATGAGACAGTGCTTGACGAAAAGCCACTTAGTCAGATTATATTGGCTAAGTTGGAACAAAAGAAGGATTCGgtagagaaaaagaagtcaTCTTCTCGAAAGAGTCTTAGAGAGAGTACAAAAGTGTTACAAGCAATACCCACGCCGTCTGACGAGGTTCGAGATCAAATAAAGATGGATAACTTGGCATTATCTAAGGGAGCATTCAGCTCTATTACGAGTCACATTCCCCAAAAATGGTTAAAAGCTTTAACCACCCAAAAATGGATTTATAAAAACATGAAACAGCTCTCATTGGTGCTAGTTGTAGCGGTTATCTTACTGGTTAAAAGGTATAGAATGATTACAAAATGGTTTGGAGAGATCCCTTCAACATTATCTCAATTAAAACCTGCCATAGTTGAAATCCTACGCTTGCTATCCAGCCTATAGATCGACTATAATAACCATGTCACAGTACCCTTTATTAgcttcaaataaaaatattaatcaCTGTAATTACCTTTGACAATGGATTGGCAAATATATTGGATGGTTAAATGCAACTCCATGTACATGACTCTACAGAAGTAGGTAAACTTTATATTCTACATcatatatatcatatataacGAAGTATATTTTGCTTGTTATTTTTCTCAAGAAGTTTTGTTAGTTGTGAAATCCGCAAAGGCACCTTTTGCCAGGTTTCAGTTCGAACACCAGTTCTCTAATCTCGAACAAACAATTGAACCACATCTACATAAACTGAGGATGTTTCTTGCATTGTTGGATTTAATAGGGACAGGGTCAAGTACTGAAAGTAATAAAAGGTGACATTTTCTGTATATACCACGCGTGAAGGAAGTCAAGTAGACACATACCCGAAAGAAAGCGTGACGTTTGTAACCCTATTCGACAGGTGTGCTGGAAGACTTTGATTTGCTATAGACCTCTTATTTGGTACAAGAAAGAGATAAGCTGACAGGATTCAGTTGCTTAGAGGAAATTATACCAACTGTTAGTTAGGAAACTGCATTTTTGATCAGAAAGGATGGCCGATAATCAGAACGGAAATGAAGGGGATCTGCACCCACTAGCCTTGTTGATGGATGAGTTGAAGCACGATGATATTGCTAATAGGGTTGAGGCCATGAAAAAGTTGGATACCATAGCCATTGCTCTAGGTCCAGAAAGAACTAGGGAGGAATTGATTCCTTTTCTTACTGAAGTGGCCCAAGATGACGAGGATGAGGTCTTCGCCGTCTTGGCTGAGGAATTAGGGAAATTCGTTCCTTTAGTAGGCGGTAGTCAATATATTAATGTCTTATTTCCTACATTGGAAATACTTGCAGCTACAGAGGAGACATTGGTAAGAGAAAAAGCCCTAGCATCTTTGAATAAAGTTGTCAAAGACATGACAATTGAGCAATTACTACATGACTATGTTCCTTTACTGGACAGGTTGGCCAACGCTGACTGGTTCTCATCAAAAGTTTCTGCATGTGGTCTTTTCAAAGTTGTGATAAGTAGGGTCAAGGATGATACATTGAGAAAAAATTTACTGGCTTTATACTCACAATTGATACAAGATGACACACCTATGGTCAGGAGAGCTGCAGCAAGAAACTTACCATCCATTATTGACCAACTACGAGAAAATCCCGGTCTTTCATGTGAAGACGATTGGGAATACGTATCCGAGATGTTCAAGAAAGTTATTACTGATAATCAAGACTCAGTTAAGTTTCTTGCTGTCGAATCATTAATTGCCATTCTTAAATTTTTCAACGCAAAAGGGGACTCTAGTCATACTGAGGCGTTGTTGGCATATGCCTTGAAGCTTGCAAAGGATGAGGCATGGAGAGTAAGATACATGGTAGCTGAGAAATTCGAGGATTTGGCAGATGAGATTTCTCAACTAGACAAAGTTGTTGatcatcttcttgaacCTTTCCTAAGTTTGTGCGAGGACAATGAAGGTGATGTTAGGAAAGCTATTGCTGGCCATGTTAGTGGATTTTCCAAGCACATTAAAGATGCCTCAATAATTGAAGCAAAAATTATTCCAGCTATATACACTCTGAGTATCGATGAAAATGAGACTGTGAGAGCTTCCTTGGCGCAAAGTATAACTGGTATGTCCTCATTACTTCCAAAGGAGAGTGTTACTGAAAACTTGCTTCCAATTGTTCTCAACATGTTAAAAGATGAGTTCCCTGACGTAAGGTTGAATATAATTGCTagtttgaaaaatataaataagGTTGTGGATACTAAAATACTTTCTGAATCACTGATACCTGCAATAAATGAGCTAGCCAAAGATATCAATTGGAGAGTAAGAATGGCTATAATTGACTACTTACCAGTAATTGGTGAACAACTTGGCAAATCTTTCTTTGATGAGCAGTTAATAGACCTGTGCATGACTTTGTTATGGGATCCTGTTTATGCCATCAGAAACGCCACTGTTAAAATTTTAACTAAATTAACTGAGTTTTTCGGATCCGACTGGTGCAGAGATGAAATTCTAACTAAGTTGTTAACAGTTGACGCAGAGACATTAgaaaattttatttacaGGTTTACTGTTTTATCGGCGTTGAGGGAGCTAACTTCAGCTGTAAGTAGTGATATTACCTTGGAGCATATTCTTCCATATATTGTTAAGCTTTCTGATGATAAGGTGCCTAATATAAGATTCAATGTGGCTAAAGCCTACACGGTTATCTgtgaaaatttgaaaaataataaaacaaagaatttgaaagaaattttcgaagaaaaaatgttaccttctttcaagaaattaCAAGGCGATAGCGATGTAGATGTAAAATACTTTGCCAATGAAAATTTGGAAAAGTGTCAGTTGCTGATCAATTAGGCACTCAGAACATCGGAGTTTCAAATTAACATGATAGATCGTATTCATGGAAATATAACTTTGGGGCTCTAACAGAGCTTCGTACATATTAATGAACGGTatttaattaatttataTCGAAAAGAGGatatatttaaatattaatGGATTTAATTTCTATTGCACCTTGAGCTACTCCATATGCTACTAAAGGTCAGTGTGCAAGAGCACCAGTTGCGTATGCTGAACAAGATAGAAGGGAGTGGTTACTTACATGTTTATGTATTCATAGTTCAAGGACCTTCGGCTTTGATGGGGTACTTGTCGCTTTTgagtttctttttcaagtacagaatatattcatcaaaATTCCCTCTTGTGGTTTTGCTTAGTTTCCAAAAAGCTTCGTCTATATCCTCTTCAAATTGAAGTTTCGAGAGAAGCTTTCTATCTCTAGCATTACAAATATCATTGGCTAAACAAATATCACATCTTTTGCCGCGAGCCATGCATATTACTTGACCGAAACCAACTAGCACAGTATTAATTTCGTACCATAAACATTTAGGGAGCCATGTTTGCAATGCCTTTCTGGTATGGTCAGGTGTCttgcatttttttgcatCCACCCATCTCCACATCTTGCAAAGTCTATCAACATGTACATCTACACAAATCCCATCCATCTTACCCCAAGCTCGCTGTAAGGCAAGGTATGTCATCTTAGGCCCGACACCAGGCAGACTTAGCATATCATTGACATTTGTCGGTACATCAGAATCAAAATTATCGCGCAGCATGCGAAcacttttatatatataagttGCCTTCCTTCTATGAAAACCAAcagattttattttctcaTCAATTATTGATTCATCCATCATTAAGACAGATTCCAACGTCATCCCATTGGGATCATGGAGCTCATTGAGGCAGTATCTCATGATATTAAGCATGGCTTCTGCCGTGATCTCATCCTTGGTCTGTGATGATAACATCACTGCGATTAGCAGTTGAAATCTATAGTTTTTCGGAAgtatttgttctttatGCAGCCCACAGTTCTCCGCAATGAATATAGGCATTAATGCACAACCAACTTTATCAACTGGTGTCTTCAGCTGTGCCCTCATTAGTCTAACGCGATTATAAATTGGAATAAAACTCTTGGGTAGCTTAGCTATTTCCAGAGGTTTTAGCCCAAGAGAATCTTCATCAAGGGGTTTTAACCATCGTTGTGGATCCTCACTTGTTCGATCATcaatataatcaaaaaaCGCCTGCGTATCCAAGCTCTTGATCCATTCAATATCCACTTCATCAACAAAGTCTTTGTAGTCACTTACAGGCTCATGCTTGACTGTAACagtttcttcctttttgaaatacttTGATTGGACAACACCTTCTGCTGGATTTCCTTCCACATCTACTTCCAAGTACCTTCTAGTACGCTTTCTTGGTACCATGACAGCCTTCAATGAGTATTCGAATGCTTTTTATAATCTGCTGAAGCTAAGGAACCGTTAAGATTCATGGTATTCACTGTTATGATTCATCTTGACTattagctcatcgcattttaAATCAGCATCATCCGATGCCCAGACAGACTCACAGATAACGGTATgccaaaaaatttcagatTGATTTACGGTTCTACCATAATAACAAAAGAGTACTCTCGATCCAACTATTTGCGGTTTTAATTGCGTTGATCGACAACGTATTTATCAGCTGCTCACCCTGAGAAATAGCTTAACTGTTTTAACGCTCATACGTTGAGTAACACTACCTAGTCTATTTGACCGGAGGGTTTTTCCAAGAACGTTGGTAGAAGTCCCAGCACCTAGGGATTTGATATCGCTTGCTATACCACAAATACTGCTAGCTGAAGCATATCTTCCTGGTAGAGGTATTAGAAAAAGATCATATTCACAGTGGAATACAGCTGTAGAGGAAGCACTGTGTGATAAACGCTTAAAATAAGCGATAGAAGAGAGGTCTAATTAAAGCTTCGACATGCTCGCAAGACAATTTATACCAATTGGTGCAAACGTTTTAAAGAACAGTGCAAAACCATTGTTTACGTTACTAAGTTACAACCTTTTGTCACCCTCATACATGTGGCCTCAGGTGTATACGTATGTGCCTGAGAAATATAAGGATTGGAACTATAGACATAAACTCCTCGAACAGGAGTTGCTAGATAAGTATAGAGCTGACATTATGTGTCTCCAGGAGCTTACATCAGAAGATTATAGTAACTTTTGGAAGAAAGCTCTTCAAACTAACATGAACTACGGGTCAAACTATATTGCCAAAACCCCGCCGCAATATTGGAAGAGACCAGTTGAGCAAATGGACGGTGTTGGCATATTTTACAATCTGGACAAATTTGAGTTCATTTCCAGGTCTGGAATATATCTTAATCAATTACTTGGTGTTTTCAGTAATAATGAATTAGAGTATCTCGAAAAAAAGCCAGTTACATTGACTGATGGGGCCGGTAATCAAGTCGGTGAGCAAAGTTTGCTCCAAATCctaaaatcaaaaaatcaagTGGCTTTATTCGTATCATTAAAACATAAAGAAACCGGTAATGTTTTTGTCGTTATAAATACACATCTGTATTGGAAATACGATGATGTGAAGTTAACTCAATGTATGATCATTATGAGAGAACTGGCTAgaataattgaaaaacaTTTAGTCGGTTTAGAGAATGTAACTGATGACAAGattaaaattttattcACTGGAGATTTAAACTCAACATCAGACTCATTAGTTATAAATTTCTTAAAGGGTCAAATTGTTAGTCATGATAATCTGAATGTTATAAATCCTATGAAGCCTTATTTAGAACATTGTGTCTATGATGATGTACCAGAAGAGTTATTTACTCACACATGTTATTCAGGAAAACTGAAGGGTATTTTTGATTACATATGGTACCACGACACAGACTTCAAATTGAGACGTATACTATCTGGTAGAGAAGTATCTCATGAGCTTGCAGCTTTGAATCAATTTGGTCTACCAAACGAGAATCACCCAAGTGATCATATTCCTTTGTTTACAGAATTTGAGATTCTGTGATACTGGTTGGTTATTAGTAATCTGTTAATCCACCTTAGTTGCtagtattattttgttatGCATATTCCTTTAAAAAAGCTATATTATCATGAACTTTTATTATGTGAATTAATTAAAGTAAACAGTATTTTTATGCTCTGAAAATGCCTTacgattttattttataatttacAATTAGAGAATACTAAAATTCTATTATAGATCATTTTAAAGAACTTAGTTATGAGCGTATTTGCCTGAAATGAAATCCATAATCCCGTTTTGTTATATCGAAcagtattattttttttgttgtgaCTTCTTAAATGCCTGTGATCTCTTAGTAACTCTGCCAGTTTTTGATCTTTCCTTCTTACCTTTCTTCAAAACTGGTTTGCTATCATCTTTTGTGGCTCTGATACCTTCAACGGTAAGTTCCTTCAATAGTTTTGATCTTTCGGCTTTgttcaatatcttctttgCTCTACCTAATTTAGTCTTTTGGCCATCAGTCATGTATTTACCAGATTTCAATGTTGGTTCTACCTTCCTAATATTCTTACACCTCGTTACACGTagctttctcttctttaaATGCTCGTTTTGAGAAATCATCGGCTTCTCATTTAGAAGTAGTGCTTTACTAACACTTTGTAACTCATTGAACTGCACATAAGCAAAACCTTTACCCATGTTCGTCTTTGGGTCTCTAACAATTCTAACATACTCTATAGAGCCACAAGCACCAAAATGTTTCCACAGACTctcctcatcttcttcaaagtcaAGGTTACCAACAAAGACAGATCTTTGCTTGTCATGTGGTGCTGGGTGTGTAATTGAATCCACTCTTAAGTGACGATTACTAAAAACCTGACCGTTTAGCCTTTTAATCAACTTATTCAATAGCGGTGATTGTTCTTTATAGACGATGTAAGCATTCACAGATGCTCTTGATTTGTGCAATTTTTGTTGAACAAAGGCAACCTTTCTAGGTAAAGCGTCTTCAAAAGAGACAGATCTGAATCTTATACTTTGAATTGGtagtttcttgttttcgtcatcatcatctataTTGTTAAATAGTTTTTGGAACAACTTGTAGGTGCtctttgaaataataaCTTCGTTGGACAAGTTACCGACAAAGATAGTTCTAGAGGCCTTCTCGATCTCATCTTCCTTTGtagatttctttgattctttgccttcttcaacaagttTTTCTGGCTCTTCAGGTACTTGTTCAGGAGtctttgtttctttgttcttcttggcTAACTTCTTCTTAGATGGTTTCTTAACTTTCGCATCATCACTTGCGGCATCCTCCATCTTTTCGTCGCCATCAGCGTCTTTGTCAGTCTTCTTGATGACTTCAATCTTTTGAACTTTGATCAAGGGAGTGGCCTTCTTATCTAGCGCATTCGAAGTCTTGAACAACTGACTGACTTTGTCGTCAGTAGCCACTGTTTCTGGGAATAAGTTCATATTGTTTGTACTGGTTCCAAATATGTATTAAGGCTGGCTGCTTGCTCTTTGTAACGTCCAGTATAAACTTACGATCAGATAGAATACAATCTGAAATTTATGAGGTTAAGcaattataataatagcCAGAAATGATATAGCATTTGTACAGGAGGATCAGTGCTCTGTAGCTATTGTGAAGCTTTTGgattttgcgatgagcatcgcggttttccaaaaaattttcagatttttgcaaaatatGGGCATACAGAAGATGATGCTCTACGACAATTTCTGTGAGCGGGTGGTATAAGACAAATCTAAAGGATATAATCATCCGGGCTACATGTGCAGGTGTAACTGTTAGCTGTGCTGCACAATATTGCGCGAGTGATCTTAATGATTAGAACTtcttaatattataatatcgATATAATATGTgagtatatatatctaaTATATGGGGGTTGTAAAAGATAATGTAAGgactatttttattgtattgatgtattttggtttttgtAAATGTTAAGAGACATGAGATAGAAAAagattttaaaaaaaaaataaaccaGTTGTAGAAACCTTGGCGATGGTACAAAATTTTGGGAAGTAAATTGGGCTTTTTGAAATGTGGAGTAAAATGAAACATAGACACAGAGACTTCATAGTCAAGAACCTCGAAAGTGGCCAACGATTAAGATACCCAGAGATAAGGGACGtaaaagaaataagaaaaacCCCTCCCATTTTCATATGAATTTTCTGAGTGTTCTCAATTGCGTAATATCTCACAAATAGTGAATTCTCATAAAATATCATAAAATAGAAGCGGAAGGATTAGATGCTTACTGGTTAAATTTAAGCGATGTCTTTCTTGAATAATTTCCGTCTGTCGAATTAATACCAATTGTTTTGAAGGATTGGTATTTGCTTACCCtgttcaat
It includes:
- the PSK2 gene encoding serine/threonine protein kinase PSK2 (CAGL0F00913g~Ortholog(s) have protein serine/threonine kinase activity), with translation MPYAGTSDSSRAAFKAFQEKHITKDTIFNKKFDLASIPSSASASDTSLSFKNISRGNSYVDLQRPSPFYRHENGSSESVKSSSEKFDYKELISLPNESTHAYSCNPLSPISLYVRLSILKRALDIMANDPDMLEESKAVEPLKRMKASNTADVTHVAHLQEMINEKNNEEDMVTLPKRGSVTKWNSHAATLEAFVSNSMDKSAQPNSKYGDLTNEDSQIPERPVQMQRAVSLAVLPQSISNHSNNSPFKKDFNFRGTQSGTKFRHNKDILEGLRKLLDDTLEKKSMSNASKLHKLSLLNIDKLDLTSVPTDGNDDTINDVEEKGNKLKRALLDSLAEPFIEFGRENDNMQDDQYKKLNEQDLNINMSEVVRQYRYNKVLHPFTSGKNSAPQAIFTCSDQHPWNFKAANDLACLTFGINKNVLKALTLLDLIHTDCRNFALNKLISIQDDQDIVFSGEIIAIVQPNSENKAGLIWATIWARRIKGSLVCVFEKIPCDYADIMLNLDDFSVENINDSTGLLSNLDQNTENDITVTESDELEKKKTVKFANEVHDIKKVSKSLSKLIKDVCTGNYDMDEDDKLVPLSIRVSNEINRRRYFTLNHSNYNISCAVSSSVLENELKLKIHSAAYQVGLFIIERETLKLVSCNKSICKNMFGYHTSEIINSDITTLIPDLAKILAFIQYQYPILDFSAEENRGLVLTEHFFRKIVSEMHSDPGSFYSSVGLDGLHKDGNNIKVDFQIRVLDENIFLLWISQTRDLLFENYDSNPSQLSMLKESELSLVSSRSSSSSSKRPTECLALSALKRIDSLAIADQGIEDETCEHNENRCNSIEKQSVAISNSNKEAHPPKNSELKNTVDIIDNDLISDPTIRANIELARRYTNNKSDFVKEDNFKLDEEMIKKIVNTEIPEVANADSNLAPEELLKVLNIKEPIVIGAQKRKKKYSDFVVLQKMGEGAYGKVNLCIHKEKKYIVVIKMIFKERILVDTWVRDRKLGTIPSEIQILATINKRPHENILGLLDFFEDDDYYYLETPPHGQTGSVDLFDIIEFKSNMTEFEAKLIFKQIVSGIKHLHDQGIVHRDIKDENVIVDSKGFVKLIDFGSAAYVKSGPFDVFVGTIDYAAPEVLGGNPYEGKSQDIWAIGILLYTLIYKENPFYNIDEILEGELRFNDSADVSQECKALITKILNRCVRKRPTIDEICQDVWLQI
- the PEX15 gene encoding Pex15p (CAGL0F00935g~Ortholog(s) have protein membrane anchor activity, role in protein import into peroxisome matrix, receptor recycling and integral component of peroxisomal membrane localization), with the translated sequence MQLKEDTVNMSNVLPESTMTTVQNLLDDDDFSDEPAMSPYQNDDNTSDEYYNCLDLFIKGEPKQCLEAMLSCGLLNESQIFQNMDSVELFINACSRVSDLATLGISLQNKIIQLFIYSEILEFVRRNSPAASALALITKLHGNIIRAIGLMRGSRDERYQIIADEKDALIHDIGFHVKKRTNESRRQYNVEMLMLAELYLFDVQIQLEGKKKSPKLYEDLCDKVLQLKSVFDETVLDEKPLSQIILAKLEQKKDSVEKKKSSSRKSLRESTKVLQAIPTPSDEVRDQIKMDNLALSKGAFSSITSHIPQKWLKALTTQKWIYKNMKQLSLVLVVAVILLVKRYRMITKWFGEIPSTLSQLKPAIVEILRLLSSL